One genomic window of Salvia miltiorrhiza cultivar Shanhuang (shh) chromosome 4, IMPLAD_Smil_shh, whole genome shotgun sequence includes the following:
- the LOC131022120 gene encoding probable serine/threonine-protein kinase PBL19 gives MKCFNQFKDRSKIRLQKSAPTWKNQSKFDISESERATQSSCPAPATPPRGITEIYEEKAQNLRVFTFAELKQATNNFNRLLKIGEGGFGCVYKGTIKPLEGNPGHSMIVAIKKLNRDGCQGHKQWVAEVQLLGVVDHSNLVRLIGYCAVDGERGIQRLLVYEYMPNKSLEDHIFSRAGPVLSWELRLEIMLGAAEGLAYLHEELEIQVIYRDFKSSNILLDEDFKAKLSDFGLAREGPTAGHTHVSTAVVGTHGYAAPDYIQTGHLTSKSDVWSFGVVVYEMLTGRRSLEREQPKSKQKLLDWVKQNPADSRRFSTIMDPRLENKYPISAARKVAKLADSCLVKSGKERPRMSKVVEALKSIIEEASSCVESPPVKYLEDVEDAPAPAQQPAASIVRRITHLAKISENLDGVNTRFMMMQRTKVT, from the exons ATGAAGTGTTTCAATCAATTCAAGGATAGAAGTAAAATTAGGTTACAGAAATCAGCGCCGACATGGAAAAACCAGAGCAAATTTGACATATCGGAATCTGAGAGGGCCACCCAGTCATCCTGTCCGGCTCCGGCAACGCCGCCGCGCGGAATCACTGAGATATACGAAGAGAAAGCACAGAATTTGAGAGTGTTTACATTTGCTGAACTAAAGCAAGCGACTAATAACTTCAATAGATTGCTCAAGATCGGTGAAGGCGGTTTTGGATGTGTATACAAAGGAACAATCAAGCCGCTTGAGGGCAATCCTGGTCACTCCATGATTGTTGCAATCAAGAAACTCAACAGAGATGGCTGTCAG GGTCACAAACAATGGGTAGCCGAAGTGCAGCTTCTTGGGGTCGTGGATCATTCGAATCTGGTCAGGCTGATAGGATACTGTGCTGTTGATGGAGAACGAGGTATACAAAGGCTACTCGTTTATGAATACATGCCAAACAAGAGCCTCGAGGATCACATTTTCAGTAGGGCTGGTCCAGTGCTATCCTGGGAGCTGAGATTGGAAATAATGCTCGGGGCAGCTGAAGGATTGGCTTATCTACACGAAGAATTGGAAATCCAG GTGATTTATCGAGATTTCAAGTCATCCAACATTTTACTGGACGAGGATTTCAAGGCGAAGCTTTCGGACTTTGGGCTTGCTAGGGAGGGACCAACAGCTGGTCATACGCATGTTTCAACCGCG GTCGTTGGAACGCATGGATATGCCGCACCGGACTACATACAGACAGGACATCTCACTTCCAAGAGCGACGTCTGGAGCTTTGGCGTGGTGGTGTACGAGATGTTGACAGGCAGACGGTCACTGGAACGGGAACAACCCAAATCGAAGCAGAAGCTATTGGATTGGGTGAAACAGAACCCTGCTGATAGTCGAAGATTCAGCACGATCATGGATCCGAGACTTGAAAACAAGTACCCGATAAGCGCAGCTCGTAAAGTTGCTAAATTAGCGGACAGTTGTTTGGTGAAAAGTGGGAAAGAGAGACCAAGGATGAGCAAGGTGGTGGAGGCTCTCAAGAGCATTATAGAAGAGGCGTCGTCGTGCGTGGAGAGCCCTCCGGTGAAGTATTTGGAGGATGTCGAAGATGCACCTGCGCCGGCACAACAGCCGGCTGCGTCGATCGTACGGCGAATCACACACTTAGCTAAAATCAGTGAGAATTTGGATGGAGTGAACACAAGGTTTATGATGATGCAAAGGACTAAGGTCACATAA